A region of Desulfobacterales bacterium DNA encodes the following proteins:
- a CDS encoding type II secretion system F family protein, which produces MPKYTFQAINENGNTFSDVIEADSIDMANSILSARGYIPVSVAEQGGAGGGLLWTRIMESLTPIRTAELILFTKQFRTMLRAGVSMIKLLQVLENQSENPVLKRIIIDMSNDIKGGASLYDAFRKHPRAFSPLYCGMVQAGEASGALPDILDRLLYIVDHEHKIKSDIKAALQYPMIVVCFLGIAFFVLLTFVIPKFVGLFLRSNIALPLPTRICMLMYKLLSDYWFLLAGVVVAVVVVLTYYLRTEQGKFVRDAFLMRIPVFGSLFVKAAMSRFASIFAILQSSGVAVLESMKILSGTIGNAAIAREFEQITERLEQGRGIAEPLKSAKYFTPIVVNMIAIGEESGSLDEMLREISEHYDVELEYAMKKLSDAIAPVLTVGLAFVVGFFALAIFLPMWDLTKMAH; this is translated from the coding sequence ATGCCAAAATACACATTTCAAGCCATCAATGAGAACGGCAATACTTTTTCCGATGTGATAGAAGCCGATTCCATTGATATGGCGAACAGCATCCTGTCGGCCCGCGGTTACATCCCCGTGTCGGTTGCCGAGCAGGGCGGGGCGGGGGGGGGACTCCTGTGGACCCGGATCATGGAAAGCCTGACCCCGATCCGGACGGCGGAGCTGATCCTTTTTACCAAACAGTTCCGGACCATGCTGCGGGCCGGCGTGTCCATGATTAAACTGCTGCAGGTTTTGGAAAACCAGTCTGAAAATCCGGTACTTAAAAGAATCATCATAGACATGTCCAACGATATCAAGGGGGGGGCCAGCCTGTACGATGCTTTCCGTAAACATCCCCGGGCATTCTCGCCGTTGTATTGCGGCATGGTGCAGGCCGGTGAAGCCAGCGGCGCTCTGCCGGATATTCTGGACCGCCTGCTGTACATCGTTGATCATGAACACAAGATCAAATCGGATATCAAGGCGGCCCTGCAATACCCGATGATAGTGGTGTGTTTTCTGGGTATTGCTTTTTTTGTTCTCCTGACGTTTGTCATCCCAAAATTTGTGGGGTTGTTCCTCCGATCCAATATCGCCCTTCCCCTGCCGACCCGGATATGCATGCTGATGTATAAACTACTGTCCGATTACTGGTTTTTACTGGCCGGCGTGGTGGTTGCAGTCGTCGTTGTGCTGACCTATTATCTCCGGACGGAACAGGGCAAATTTGTGCGGGACGCTTTTCTGATGCGGATTCCGGTTTTTGGAAGCTTGTTTGTAAAAGCCGCCATGTCGCGTTTTGCCAGCATTTTCGCCATCCTGCAGTCCAGCGGGGTGGCTGTTCTGGAATCCATGAAAATTTTATCCGGAACTATCGGCAACGCAGCAATCGCCCGCGAATTCGAACAAATCACGGAACGCCTTGAACAAGGTCGCGGTATTGCTGAACCGCTGAAGTCCGCAAAGTATTTTACACCCATCGTTGTCAACATGATCGCCATCGGGGAAGAGTCCGGCAGCCTGGATGAAATGCTGCGCGAAATTTCCGAACACTATGACGTTGAACTGGAATATGCCATGAAGAAACTCTCCGATGCCATCGCTCCGGTTCTGACGGTGGGGCTGGCGTTTGTTGTGGGGTTTTTCGCACTTGCGATTTTTCTGCCCATGTGGGATCTTACCAAAATGGCGCATTAG